The following coding sequences are from one Panicum hallii strain FIL2 chromosome 5, PHallii_v3.1, whole genome shotgun sequence window:
- the LOC112892431 gene encoding zinc finger MYM-type protein 1-like produces the protein MRRLCELLDEVFVRTKENAEKKLTLTYEEMEAEREERPELRRAHDEKLESKNRGNFIELIKLLAEFNPEIAAVVLENAPQCAKYTSPDIQKEILSIFALKIRKHIREEIGDQKFSIIVDETCDISKREQMAIVLRFVDIDGVLQERFFDLVHVRNTKALTLKAEICYVLSTYGFDVQNLRGQGYDGASNMRGELNGLQALVLKECPYAYYVHCYAHRLQLALVAAAKDVVPVTQFFQKLLFIVNTVDSSAKRHDELHDAQVVELARLLAVDELETGQGANQIRSLKRPGDTRWGSHLGSISSLMDMFNPVSTVLQNLAADSTAGTNRADGDTSFNYMISFEFVFILCLMREILEITEQLGQALQKKSQDIVNAIRLVQTTKILLEKMRSDDGWETFICKVMEFCVDHDIDIPNMDETYILRGGRARRQPNHFTTDHFFRVEVFRATLDTQLAELNLKFNEKVIGLLSICVTLVPKNGFASFQSSEICKMVEKYYPADFNQQEIIGLEYQLNHFVVEASRSDDLKRIATLAELCKCLVNTGRHRVFNLVDRLLRLLVTLPVSTATAERAFSTLKIIKTRLRNRMEDDFLANSMLVNIEAEILGDYNYEDIIHDFIDVKKRKVHF, from the exons ATGAGGCGCCTTTGTGAGCTCCTAGATGAG GTTTTTGTGCGGACAAAGGAAAATGCTGAGAAGAAACTCACTTTGACATATGAAGAGATGGAAGCAGAACGGGAAGAG AGGCCAGAGCTACGAAG AGCTCATGATGAGAAACTTGAATCAAAAAATAGAGGAAATTTTATTGAATTGATTAAACTTCTTGCAGAATTTAATCCTGAAATTGCTGCCGTTGTCTTGGAAAATGCTCCTCAATGTGCCAAGTACACGTCACCTGATATTCAAAAGGAAATTTTAAGTATTTTTGCATTGAAAATCAGGAAGCATATTCGTGAAGAAATTGGTGATCAAAAGTTCTCTATTATTGTAGATGAGACATGTGACATTTCAAAGCGAGAACAAATGGCAATTGTTTTGAGATTTGTTGATATTGATGGTGTTTTACAAGAAAGATTCTTTGACTTGGTACATGTGAGGAACACAAAAGCTCTAACGCTGAAAGCGGAGATATGCTATGTATTGTCTACCTATGGTTTTGATGTGCAGAACCTTCGAGGTCAAGGTTATGATGGTGCTAGTAATATGAGGGGGGAGTTGAATGGACTGCAAGCACTTGTTCTTAAAGAATGCCCTTATGCTTATTATGTCCATTGCTATGCACATCGTTTACAACTTGCTTTGGTTGCTGCAGCAAAGGATGTTGTTCCTGTTACTCAGTTTTTTCAGAAGTTACTCTTTATTGTGAACACAGTTGACTCGTCAGCAAAGCGGCATGATGAGCTTCATGATGCCCAAGTGGTTGAACTTGCACGGTTGTTGGCTGTTGATGAGCTTGAGACAGGTCAAGGGGCAAATCAAATCCGCTCACTAAAACGTCCAGGAGACACTAGGTGGGGTTCACACTTAGGTTCAATTTCGAGCCTTATGGACATGTTTAATCCAGTAAGTACAGTTTTGCAAAATTTAGCTGCTGACTCAACAGCTGGTACAAATCGTGCTGATGGGGATACTTCTTTCAACTACATGATATCTTTTGAGTTTGTATTTATTCTATGTCTCATGAGAGAAATATTGGAGATCACCGAACAACTTGGTCAAGCTCTCCAAAAGAAATCACAGGACATAGTAAATGCTATCCGTCTTGTGCAAACAACAAAAATTCTTCTTGAGAAAATGAGATCAGATGATGGTTGGGAAACTTTTATTTGCAAGGTTATGGAGTTCTGTGTGGACCATGATATTGATATCCCGAACATGGATGAAACATACATTTTACGTGGTGGCCGTGCTCGTCGTCAACCTAATCATTTTACCACAGATCATTTCTTTAGAGTGGAGGTATTTCGGGCAACACTTGATACTCAGTTGGCTGAACTAAATCTGAAGTTTAATGAGAAGGTGATTGGTCTTTTATCCATTTGTGTCACATTGGTTCCAAAAAATGGTTTTGCATCTTTCCAATCTAGTGAGATTTGTAAGATGGTTGAGAAGTACTATCCAGCTGATTTTAACCAACAAGAAATAATTGGATTGGAGTACCAATTAaaccattttgttgtggaggcTTCTAGAAGTGATGACCTCAAAAGAATTGCAACTTTAGCCGAGCTTTGCAAATGTCTTGTTAACACAGGACGTCATAGAGTCTTCAACTTGGTTGATCGGTTACTTCGGTTGCTTGTCACTCTTCCGGTTTCAACTGCTACTGCTGAGCGTGCTTTTTCTACCTTGAAGATCATTAAAACAAGGCTACGCAACAGAATGGAAGATGACTTTCTCGCTAATAGCATGCTAGTGAATATAGAAGCTGAAATTCTTGGGGACTACAATTATGAAGACATAATTCATGATTTTATTGATGTGAAGAAACGAAAAGTACACTTTTGA